The Parabacteroides sp. AD58 genome includes a window with the following:
- the dapF gene encoding diaminopimelate epimerase, which translates to MKMTFQFTKMQGAGNDYIYVNTINQPVKNPKELAIQWSAYHTGIGSDGLVLIGPSKIADFSMRIFNADGSEAKMCGNASRCIGKYLYDKKLTQKTQISLETLSGIKYLELHVKNGKVQEVTVDMGMPEILEESLDLSIADGTYTGTFVSMGNPHFVTFVDDMNQVNLPIVGPQLEHHNHFPDRANIEFVQLLSEGNARMRVWERGSGITQACGTGACASAVALIAHKKAQKGEKILIHMDGGTLSIDWNPENGHIYMTGNAVTVFEGTIEL; encoded by the coding sequence ATCAAAATGACATTCCAATTCACAAAGATGCAAGGTGCGGGTAATGATTATATATATGTAAATACAATTAATCAACCTGTGAAAAACCCAAAAGAATTAGCTATTCAATGGAGTGCCTACCATACAGGAATCGGATCCGACGGCTTGGTTCTAATTGGACCGTCAAAGATTGCAGATTTCAGTATGCGCATTTTTAACGCCGACGGCTCAGAAGCGAAAATGTGTGGAAATGCCTCCCGTTGTATCGGTAAGTACTTGTACGACAAAAAGCTGACACAGAAAACGCAGATATCTTTGGAAACTTTATCAGGTATAAAATACCTTGAATTGCATGTCAAAAACGGAAAAGTACAAGAAGTTACCGTAGATATGGGTATGCCGGAAATCCTGGAAGAATCATTGGATTTGTCTATCGCCGATGGTACTTATACAGGAACATTCGTATCAATGGGCAATCCACATTTTGTAACATTTGTTGATGATATGAATCAAGTGAATCTGCCTATCGTAGGGCCTCAGCTTGAACATCATAATCATTTTCCGGATAGAGCGAATATCGAATTTGTACAATTACTGTCTGAAGGAAATGCCCGGATGAGAGTTTGGGAACGTGGTTCCGGAATTACCCAAGCTTGTGGTACGGGAGCCTGTGCTTCTGCTGTGGCCTTAATCGCACACAAAAAAGCACAAAAAGGCGAAAAAATATTGATTCACATGGATGGCGGAACATTATCCATTGATTGGAATCCTGAAAACGGCCATATATATATGACGGGTAATGCCGTGACAGTATTCGAAGGAACCATTGAACTTTAG
- a CDS encoding glutamine synthetase III, translating into MSKLRFKVVESAFEKKTIAVTEPTEKPSEYFGSLVFNREKMFKYLPEKVYEKLTDCIDNNTPLDRETANAVAAGMKRWALEMGVTHYTHWFHPLTEGTAEKHDAFIQPDGKGGVIEEFDGKLLIQQEPDASSFPNGGIRNTFEARGYSAWDPSSPAFIVGDTLCIPTIFIAYTGESLDYKTPLLKSLEAVNKAAVDVCHYFDPAVKKVYSYLGWEQEYFLVDEGLYAARPDLLMTGRTLMGHESSKNQQLEDHYFGAIPPRVLEFMKELEIESLKLGIPLKTRHNEVAPNQFELAPVFEECNLANDHNLLVMALMRNIARKHGFRVLLHEKPFKGVNGSGKHNNWSLGTDTGTLLMAPGKTPEENLRFVTFVVNVLKAVHTHNALLKASISSATNAHRLGANEAPPAIISCFLGTQLSAVLEHLENSDTENFILAGKQGMKLDIARIPELLIDNTDRNRTSPFAFTGNRFEFRAVGSSANCASAMLVLNAAVAEQLKNFKVAVDAKIASGMDKFAAIVEVLRQVTKECKAIHFDGNGYSEEWKAEAARRGLDCETSVPRIFDAYLKESSIRMFESTGVMNRKELVARNEVKWEMYTKKVQIEARVLGDLAMNHIIPMAIKYQSSLIDNVYKMKGLFPADKAEHLSSKNMEIIEEIANHTIFIKEKVDEMIEKRKVANKIPEEREKAIAYHDNIIPLMEAIRYHIDKLELTVDDQIWTLPKYRELLFIR; encoded by the coding sequence ATGTCTAAGTTAAGATTTAAAGTTGTGGAATCGGCCTTCGAAAAGAAGACGATCGCGGTTACCGAACCCACCGAAAAACCTTCTGAATATTTCGGGTCTTTGGTATTCAATCGGGAGAAGATGTTCAAATATCTTCCTGAAAAGGTATATGAGAAACTAACCGATTGTATTGATAACAATACACCGCTTGATCGTGAAACGGCCAATGCTGTAGCTGCCGGCATGAAACGCTGGGCTCTTGAAATGGGTGTTACACACTATACACACTGGTTTCATCCCCTGACTGAAGGCACAGCTGAAAAACATGACGCCTTTATTCAACCTGATGGAAAAGGGGGTGTCATTGAAGAATTTGATGGAAAATTACTTATTCAGCAGGAACCTGATGCTTCCAGTTTCCCGAACGGTGGTATCCGTAATACATTTGAAGCACGCGGTTATTCGGCATGGGATCCGTCATCTCCAGCATTTATCGTAGGAGACACGCTGTGTATTCCAACTATTTTCATTGCCTATACTGGTGAATCACTTGACTATAAAACTCCTTTACTGAAATCATTGGAAGCTGTCAACAAAGCAGCTGTTGATGTATGCCATTACTTCGACCCGGCTGTGAAAAAGGTCTATTCTTATTTAGGCTGGGAACAGGAATACTTCTTGGTGGATGAAGGATTATATGCAGCACGTCCAGACTTACTAATGACAGGTCGTACCCTGATGGGACATGAAAGTTCAAAGAACCAGCAGCTGGAAGACCATTACTTTGGCGCTATTCCTCCACGTGTTCTTGAATTCATGAAAGAACTGGAAATCGAATCACTCAAATTAGGTATTCCTTTGAAGACCCGTCACAATGAAGTAGCTCCTAATCAGTTCGAGCTGGCTCCGGTATTCGAAGAATGTAACTTAGCCAACGACCACAACCTGCTTGTAATGGCTCTGATGAGAAACATTGCCCGTAAGCATGGTTTCCGTGTACTGTTGCATGAAAAGCCTTTCAAAGGTGTAAATGGATCAGGTAAACACAACAACTGGTCATTGGGTACTGATACAGGAACATTGCTGATGGCACCGGGCAAGACTCCGGAAGAAAACCTGCGTTTCGTTACTTTCGTTGTCAATGTCCTGAAAGCTGTTCATACACATAACGCATTGCTGAAAGCCAGCATCTCATCAGCAACCAACGCTCATCGTCTGGGTGCGAATGAGGCTCCTCCAGCAATTATTTCCTGCTTCTTGGGAACTCAGCTTTCTGCCGTCTTGGAACACTTAGAGAACAGTGATACAGAAAACTTTATATTGGCAGGAAAGCAAGGCATGAAGCTCGATATCGCCCGTATTCCTGAACTGCTGATCGATAATACGGACCGTAACCGTACTTCTCCTTTCGCCTTCACCGGCAACCGCTTTGAGTTCCGTGCTGTCGGCTCATCAGCCAACTGCGCTTCTGCCATGCTGGTATTAAATGCTGCTGTAGCCGAACAATTAAAGAATTTCAAGGTGGCTGTCGATGCCAAGATCGCATCCGGTATGGATAAGTTTGCTGCTATTGTTGAAGTATTGCGTCAGGTAACAAAAGAATGTAAGGCTATCCACTTTGATGGCAACGGTTACAGCGAAGAATGGAAAGCTGAAGCTGCCCGCCGTGGTCTGGATTGTGAGACAAGCGTTCCGCGTATCTTCGATGCTTACTTGAAAGAAAGTAGCATCCGCATGTTCGAATCAACAGGCGTCATGAACCGGAAAGAACTGGTTGCCCGCAATGAAGTGAAATGGGAAATGTACACCAAGAAAGTACAGATCGAAGCACGTGTCTTAGGTGATCTGGCTATGAACCATATCATCCCGATGGCTATCAAGTACCAGTCATCTCTGATTGACAATGTGTACAAGATGAAAGGTCTTTTCCCTGCAGATAAAGCAGAGCATCTGTCTTCGAAAAACATGGAAATTATCGAAGAGATCGCCAACCATACCATCTTTATCAAGGAGAAAGTAGATGAAATGATCGAAAAGCGCAAAGTGGCCAACAAGATCCCGGAAGAACGGGAAAAAGCCATCGCTTATCACGACAATATCATTCCGTTGATGGAAGCTATCCGCTATCACATCGACAAACTGGAATTGACAGTCGATGATCAGATCTGGACATTACCTAAATACAGAGAGCTGTTATTTATTCGCTAA
- a CDS encoding LL-diaminopimelate aminotransferase, with protein sequence MALVNEHFLKLQSNYLFSDIAKKVNSFKVTHPKQKIIRMGIGDVTQPLAPAVIEAMHKAVDEMASRETFHGYGPEQGYPFLIDTIIKNDYESIGVSLEPSEVFISDGAKSDCGNIGDLLRHDNSIGVTDPVYPVYIDSNVMAGRTGTWENGTWSDVVYIPCTAENKFIPELPSRRVDIIYLCYPNNPTGTTLTKEELKKWVNYALANDAIIMYDSAYEAYIQDPNIPHSIYEIKGAKKVAIEFRSFSKTAGFTGVRCGYTVVPKEVSATTLKGERVFLNKLWLRRQCTKFNGTSYITQRGAEAVYSPEGKEQVRQTINYYMNNARLMKEGLEACGLQVYGGENAPYLWVKTPDGLSSWKFFEKLLYEVYIVSTPGVGFGPSGEGYLRLTAFGDHKDTLEAIQRIQHWMR encoded by the coding sequence ATGGCATTAGTGAATGAACATTTTCTGAAATTACAAAGTAATTATCTGTTTTCGGACATTGCAAAGAAGGTTAACAGCTTCAAAGTGACACATCCGAAACAGAAAATCATCCGAATGGGTATTGGTGATGTAACTCAGCCGTTAGCACCGGCCGTGATTGAAGCCATGCACAAAGCGGTTGATGAAATGGCTTCGCGTGAGACCTTTCATGGATATGGTCCCGAACAAGGTTATCCTTTCCTGATTGATACCATCATCAAAAATGATTATGAAAGTATAGGTGTATCTTTAGAGCCAAGCGAAGTTTTTATCAGTGACGGAGCTAAAAGTGACTGCGGAAATATCGGAGATCTATTACGTCATGACAACAGTATCGGTGTGACTGACCCTGTTTATCCGGTATATATTGACTCAAACGTAATGGCCGGTAGAACGGGAACATGGGAAAACGGAACCTGGAGTGATGTTGTCTATATTCCTTGTACAGCGGAAAATAAGTTCATACCAGAATTACCTTCCCGTCGTGTCGATATCATTTATTTATGCTATCCCAATAATCCGACAGGAACGACACTGACGAAAGAAGAGCTGAAAAAGTGGGTCAATTACGCATTAGCGAATGATGCCATCATCATGTATGACTCAGCTTATGAGGCCTATATTCAGGATCCTAACATTCCTCATTCCATCTATGAGATCAAAGGAGCTAAAAAAGTAGCCATTGAGTTCCGGAGCTTTTCAAAAACAGCTGGTTTTACAGGCGTCCGCTGCGGATATACTGTAGTTCCGAAAGAAGTCAGCGCAACAACGTTGAAGGGCGAACGGGTTTTTCTGAACAAGCTGTGGCTTCGCCGTCAATGTACGAAGTTCAACGGAACAAGTTACATTACTCAACGAGGAGCTGAAGCGGTATATAGTCCGGAAGGCAAAGAACAGGTCCGTCAGACCATCAATTACTACATGAACAATGCACGGTTGATGAAAGAAGGTCTTGAAGCCTGTGGCCTGCAAGTATATGGAGGAGAAAATGCTCCTTATCTGTGGGTTAAGACTCCCGACGGATTATCATCGTGGAAATTCTTCGAGAAATTACTCTATGAAGTATATATCGTCAGTACACCTGGTGTCGGATTCGGACCGAGCGGTGAAGGATATCTGAGATTAACGGCTTTTGGTGATCATAAAGATACCCTCGAAGCGATCCAACGTATTCAACACTGGATGAGATAA